A DNA window from Macadamia integrifolia cultivar HAES 741 chromosome 4, SCU_Mint_v3, whole genome shotgun sequence contains the following coding sequences:
- the LOC122076985 gene encoding proline-, glutamic acid- and leucine-rich protein 1 produces MAVEHFQNMYDIRLKPRLLRSLMRDYLPDDKRPSPSPSKLSDVVSAIKTHGLLLEPFREPVDQKQIDNWKSSIDAWVERLLLLISSKMPDKCWAGTCLLGVTCQECSTDRFLASYSVWFQKLISQIQPPSDSHFVKVATCASLSDMLTRLGGISSVKKDGTSHAGKLIQPVLKLLTEDSSEAVWDGAVVLLCNIITFFPYSVHRHYDSVEAVIASKIMSGKCSENISKKLSHCLALLPKSRGDEDSWSLMMQKILISINVHLNDAFQGLEEETKCNEAKKCLVPPGKEPPPPLGGQTMSGEASDQAIKRSEKLIIPRVSMLVLCCSTMLTNPYPVQVTVPVRPLLALVSRVLSLDGSLSKALLSFVTVMQQEYICSELPVLHSHSLDLLVAIIKGVRSQLLPHAADVGRLLTEYFRRCAHPSLRIKVYSIMQMLLTSMGVGMALCLAQEVINNAFVDLDSVSHGHESASSKVRVKATTESLQQPRHRKRKHITAAGSLEEHQNGIGSEGEVHENKPKVPTSVQIAALQALEVLLTVGGALRSEFWRANVDLLLITVATNACNGGWANEAKGTFDRSHEPASTWADFQLAALHALLASLLSPSHVRPPYLSQGLELFRRGKQETGTKLAEFCAHAILVLEVLIHPRALPLGDFTSGSHDAFAERVNWRFPENTFSAGLKPNQFPGVIMGLDEPDPDDDLYNSWLSNGEETEAPVSVQDKQLESAVEPCEKRQTNGDSQAEKISSEHSAGDQALEEGNRRSMDDADVEMERGSDGIMVQSEQLLVSMSSGYVETLDKSLLDPTQCARDEVETSKSALDGNTFDASTIASLSSKISLDSDMDGKGATPAAGKGPVFDLNSDSSMDSFPDIVDADPDSD; encoded by the exons ATGGCGGTCGAGCACTTTCAGAATATGTACGATATTAGGTTAAAACCTAGATTGCTTCGATCACTGATGAGAGATTACCTCCCCGATGACAAACGCCCATCTCCTAGCCCTTCCAAGCTTTCAGACGTGGTTTCTGCAATCAAGACTCATGGCCTCCTACTCGAGCCTTTTAGGGAACCAGTTGATCAAAAACAGATCGATAATTGGAAATCTTCTATCGATGCATGGGTTGAGCGGTTGCTGCTTCTCATTTCAagtaaaatg CCAGATAAATGTTGGGCAGGAACCTGCTTGCTTGGCGTGACTTGTCAAGAATGCAGCACTGATCGGTTTCTAGCATCTTATTCTGTTTGGTTCCAGAAGCTCATTTCACAAATCCAG CCTCCATCAGATTCTCATTTTGTGAAGGTAGCTACTTGTGCTTCTTTATCAGATATGCTTACAAG GTTGGGTGGAATTTCAAGTGTGAAAAAAGATGGGACTTCCCATGCTGGTAAACTTATTCAACCAGTTCTGAAGTTGCTAACTGAGGATAGCTCAGAGGCCGTATGG GACGGGGCAGTTGTTCTGTTATGCAACATTAtaactttctttccttattctgTCCATCGTCATTATGACAGC GTTGAAGCTGTTATTGCTTCAAAAATTATGTCAGGGAAATGCAGTGAAAATATATCAAAG AAGCTTTCGCATTGCTTGGCTTTGCTACCTAAGTCAAGAGGAGATGAGGACTCCTGGTCTCTAATGATGCAAAAAATTCTAATCTCGATAAATGTTCATCTGAATGATGCATTCCAAGGTCTAGAGGAAG AAACTAAATGTAATGAAGCTAAGAAATGCTTAGTTCCACCAGGGAAAGAACCCCCTCCTCCTTTGGGAGGTCAGACAATGTCAGGAGAAGCCTCAGATCAAGCAATCAAAAGGTCTGAGAAACTAATAATTCCCAGAGTTTCGATGCTGGTACTCTGCTGTTCCACAATGCTTACTAATCCATATCCTGTTCAG GTAACTGTTCCTGTTCGCCCTTTACTAGCACTTGTTAGCAGAGTGCTGTCACTGGATGGTTCATTATCAAAAGCCTTATTGTCCTTCGTGACAGTCATGCAACAAGAGTATATTTGCTCAGAGCTTCCAGTTCTGCACTCACACAGCCTGGATCTTCTGGTTGCAATCATTAAGGGAGTACGCAG TCAGCTGTTACCACATGCTGCAGATGTTGGTAGACTCCTAACTGAGTATTTCAGGCGATGTGCACATCCATCATTGAGGATAAAGGTCTATTCAATAATGCAGATGTTGCTGACATCCATGGGAGTTG GAATGGCTTTATGCCTTGCCCAGGAAGTTATTAACAATGCATTTGTTGATCTAGATTCTGTTAGTCATGGGCATGAGAGTGCATCTTCTAAAGTGCGTGTAAAAGCCACAACTGAATCACTGCAGCAACCTAGACATAGGAAACGGAAACATATTACTGCAGCAGGCTCTTTGGAGGAGCACCAGAATGGCATTGGCTCGGAAGGTGAAGTACATGAAAACAAACCTAAAGTTCCGACCTCTGTCCAGATAGCTGCCTTACAGGCACTGGAAGTTCTTCTCACTGTG GGTGGTGCTTTGAGGTCCGAGTTTTGGCGAGCTAATGTTGATCTGCTTTTGATTACTGTGGCAACAAATGCCTGTAATGGTGGATGGGCCAATGAAGCAAAAGGCACCTTTGACCGGTCTCATGAACCTGCTTCAACTTGGGCAGATTTCCAGCTTGCTGCATTACACGCACTTTTggcctctcttctttctccatctcatgTCCGACCACCATATTTATCTCAAGGTCTTGAACTTTTTCGTAGAG GAAAACAAGAAACAGGGACGAAACTGGCTGAATTCTGTGCCCATGCCATTTTAGTTTTAGAAGTGCTCATACATCCGCGAGCTCTTCCACTGGGGGATTTTACATCTGGAAGCCATGATGCATTTGCTGAACGGGTCAACTGGAGATTTCCAGAAAATACATTTTCCGCTGGtctcaaaccaaatcaatttccAGGAGTCATAATGGGATTGGATGAGCCTGACCCAGATGATGACCTATATAACAGCTGGCTTAGTAATGGGGAAGAAACTGAGGCCCCAGTGAGTGTTCAAGATAAGCAATTGGAAAGTGCCGTAGAACCTTGTGAGAAAAGGCAGACTAATGGAGATTCTCAAGCAGAAAAGATCTCCAGCGAACATTCAGCTGGTGATCAAGCTCTGGAAGAAGGCAATAGAAGATCAATGGATGATGCTGATGTGGAGATGGAAAGAGGCAGCGATGGGATCATGGTCCAGTCAGAGCAATTGCTAGTATCCATGTCTAGTGGATATGTCGAGACATTAGATAAAAGTCTCTTGGATCCTACTCAGTGTGCCAGAGATGAAGTAGAGACCTCAAAGAGCGCTTTAGACGGTAACACATTTGATGCATCAACAATTGCCTCTCTTTCATCCAAAATCTCCCTTGACAGTGACATGGATGGCAAAGGTGCCACACCTGCTGCAGGAAAAGGACCAGTATTCGATCTCAATTCTGACTCGTCCATGGATTCCTTCCCAGATATTGTTGATGCAGATCCAGATTCCGATTAG
- the LOC122075386 gene encoding microtubule-associated protein RP/EB family member 1B-like, producing the protein MAAMAIGMMDGAYFVGRNEILSWVNATLQLNISRVEEAASGAIQCQMMDMTHPGVVPMHKVNFDAKTEYDMIQNYKVLQEAFNKLKIEKHIEVNKLVKGRPLDNLEFLQWLKRYCDSINGGIMNENYNPVERRSKGGKERNSRVSHKVSKSLQANNFPSVISGNGTGLKTSVPKQGRNYAVSGGANSAAEIQAMSEQILDLKLSVDHLEKERDFYFAKLRDIEILCQTHGLEHLPMAAAIKKILYAADAKESPLAEAQELISRTLNADAAEVEDDA; encoded by the exons ATGGCTGCGATGGCGATAGGGATGATGGACGGTGCTTATTTTGTCGGTCGGAATGAGATTCTGAGTTGGGTTAATGCTACGCTTCAGCTCAATATCTCCAGGGTAGAGGAG GCTGCTTCTGGTGCTATCCAATGTCAGATGATGGACATGACCCACCCTGGAGTTGTTCCAATGCATAAG GTGAACTTTGATGCAAAGACAGAATATGACATGATCCAGAATTACAAGGTTCTGCAAGAAGCGTTTAACAAGTTAAAAATAGAGAAG CATATTGAAGTCAATAAGCTTGTTAAAGGGCGGCCCCTGGACAACTTGGAGTTCTTACAATGGTTAAAGCGTTACTGTGATTCTATAAATGGAGGCATTATGAATGA GAATTATAACCCAGTGGAGCGAAGAAGCAAGGGTGGGAAGGAGCGGAATTCCAGGGTTTCACACAAAGTCTCGAAATCACTCCAAGCAAACAACTTTCCCAGTGTTATCTCGGGCAATGGAACCGGCTTGAAGACTTCCG TTCCCAAACAAGGGAGAAATTATGCAGTGTCAGGTGGAGCTAATTCTGCTGCAGAGATTCAAGCAATGTCTGAGCAG ATTCTGGACCTCAAGCTTTCCGTGGATCAtttggaaaaagagagagatttctaCTTTGCAAAGTTACGGGACATCGAAATTCTTTGTCAAACTCATGGGCTGGAGCATCTGCCG ATGGCTGCAGCAATAAAAAAGATCTTGTATGCAGCAGATGCAAAAGAATCACCTCTTGCTGAGGCTCAAGAACTGATAAGCAGAACATTGAATGCTGATGCAGCTGAAGTAGAGGATGATGCGTAG